From the genome of Scyliorhinus canicula chromosome 29, sScyCan1.1, whole genome shotgun sequence, one region includes:
- the LOC119958332 gene encoding DNA-directed RNA polymerase II subunit RPB1-like, with amino-acid sequence MKQSNCGWGIGCCCVTVENFLSFPGYIQRRLIKSMESVMVKYDATVRNSINQVIQLRYGEDGLAGESVEFQNLASVKPSHKNFEKKFKLEYNNERGLRRTLQEDIVKEILSNAAIQNDLEVEFEKMKDDREVLRAVFPTGDSKVVLPCNLLRMIWNAQKIFHINTRTVTDLHPIRVIEGVKELSKKLVIVNGEDPLSRQAQQNATLLFNIHLRSTLCSRRMVEEFRLSGEAFEWLLGEIEAKFNQSIAHPGEMVGALAAQSLGEPATQMTLNTFHYAGVSAKNVTLGVPRLKELINISKKPKTPSLTVFLLGQSARDAERAKDILCRLEHTTLRKVTANTAIYYDPDPQNTVVSEDQEWVNVYYEMPDFDVTRISPWLLRIELDRKHMTDRKLTMEQIAEKINAGFGDDLNCIFNDDNAEKLVLRIRIMNSDENKFQEQEEEVVDKMDDDVFLRCIESNMLTDMTLQGIEQISKVYMHLPQTDNKKKIIITEEGEFKALQEWILETDGVSLMRVLSEKDVDPVRTTSNDIVEIFTVLGIEAVRKALERELYHVISFDGSYVNYRHLSLLCDTMTCRGHLMAITRHGVNRQDTGPLMKCSFEETVDVLMEASAHGEMDPMKGVSENIMLGQLAPAGTGSFDLLLDAEKCKYGMEIPTNIGGLGVGGPTGMFFGSAPSPMGGMSPAMTPWNQGATPAYGAWSPSVGSGMTPGAAGFSPSAASDASGFSPGYSPAWSPTPGSPGSPGPSSPYIPSPGGVMSPSYSPTSPAYEPRSPGGYTPQSPSYSPTSPSYSPTSPSYSPTSPNYSPTSPSYSPTSPSYSPTSPSYSPTSPSYSPTSPSYSPTSPSYSPTSPSYSPTSPSYSPTSPSYSPTSPSYSPTSPSYSPTSPSYSPTSPSYSPTSPSYSPTSPNYTPTSPNYSPTSPSYSPTSPSYTPTSPNYSPTSPSYSPTSPSYSPTSPSYSPSSPRYTPQSPTYTPSSPSYSPSSPSYSPTSPKYSPTSPSYSPSSPEYTPTSPKYSPTSPKYSPTSPKYSPTSPTYSPTTPKYSPTSPTYSPTSPVYTPTSPKYSPTSPTYSPTSPKYSPTSPTYSPTSPKGSTYSPTSPGYSPTSPTYSLTSPAISPEDSDEEN; translated from the exons ATGAAACAGTCCAA CTGCGGGTGGGGAATCGGATGCTGTTGTGTGACGGTGGAGAATTTTCTCTCCTTCCCAGGTTATATCCAGAGACGTTTGATCAAGTCTATGGAGTCTGTGATGGTGAAGTACGACGCCACGGTCCGAAACTCCATTAACCAAGTGATTCAGCTGCGTTACGGAGAGGATGGGCTGGCGGGGGAGAGTGTCGAATTCCAAAACCTGGCCTCGGTGAAACCATCCCACAAAAACTTTGAGAAGAA GTTCAAACTGGAGTACAACAACGAGCGAGGTCTGCGGCGGACGCTGCAAGAAGACATTGTGAAGGAAATCCTCAGCAACGCCGCCATTCAGAACGACCTGGAGGTGGAGTTCGAGAAGATGAAAGACGATCGTGAGGTCCTCAGGGCGGTATTCCCCACCGGAGACAGCAAG gtGGTGCTGCCCTGTAACCTGCTCCGTATGATCTGGAACGCTCAGAAAATCTTCCACATCAACACCCGGACGGTGACGGACCTGCACCCTATTCGTGTGATCGAAG GTGTGAAGGAGCTGAGTAAGAAGCTGGTCATCGTGAACGGGGAGGACCCACTGAGCCGCCAGGCGCAGCAGAACGCCACGCTGCTCTTCAACATCCACCTACGCTCCACCCTGTGCAGCCGCCGCATGGTCGAGGAGTTCCGGCTCAGCGGAGAGGCCTTCGAGTGGCTGCTGGGGGAGATCGAAGCCAAGTTCAACCAGTCAATC GCGCACCCTGGCGAGATGGTGGGCGCTCTGGcggcccagtcactgggggagCCCGCCACGCAAATGACCCTGAACACCTTTCACTACGCTGGCGTGTCGGCCAAGAACGTCACCCTGGGCGTCCCGCGTCTGAAGGAGCTGATCAACATCTCGAAGAAGCCCAAGACCCCCTCGCTCACGGTCTTCCTGCTGGGCCAGTCTGCCAGGGATGCCGAGCGTGCCAAG GACATCCTCTGCCGACTGGAACACACCACGCTGCGGAAGGTCACCGCCAACACGGCCATCTATTACGACCCTGATCCCCAGAACACGGTGGTGTCCGAGGACCAGGAGTGGGTGAACGTCTACTACGAGATGCCCGACTTTGACGTGACGCGGATCTCGCCCTGGCTCCTCCGGATCGAGCTTGATCGGAAGCACATGACGGACCGGAAGCTGACCATGGAGCAGATTGCGGAGAAAATTAACGCGG GCTTTGGTGATGATTTGAACTGCATATTTAACGATGACAATGCGGAGAAATTGGTCCTAAGAATCCGCATCATGAACAGTGACGAGAACAAATTCCAGGAG CAAGAGGAAGAGGTCGTGGACAAGATGGATGATGACGTTTTCCTGCGGTGTATCGAGTCAAACATGCTGACGGACATGACGTTGCAGGGGATTGAGCAGATCAGTAAG gtgtACATGCACCTTCCTCAAACAGACAATAAGAAGAAGATTATTATCACGGAGGAGGGCGAATTCAAAGCCCTCCAGGAGTGGATTCTGGAGACGGACGGGGTCAGCCTGATGAGGGTGCTGAGCGAGAAGGACGTGGACCCCGTGCGCACCACCTCCAACGACATTGTGGAGATCTTCACG GTTCTTGGTATTGAAGCCGTGCGGAAGGCCCTGGAACGGGAGCTGTACCATGTCATCTCCTTCGATGGTTCCTACGTCAACTACCGTCACTTGTCGCTGCTGTGCGACACCATGACGTGCCGGGGACATTTAATGGCCATCACCCGTCACGGTGTGAACAGGCAGGACACTGGCCCGCTCATGAAGTGTTCCTTCGAAGAAACG GTGGATGTTTTAATGGAGGCTTCAGCGCACGGCGAAATGGACCCCATGAAGGGGGTGTCTGAGAACATCATGCTGGGGCAGCTCGCTCCAGCCGGAACCGGCTCCTTTGACCTGCTGCTCGACGCTGAGAAGTGCAAATACGGCATGGAGATCCCGACTAACATTGGAGGGCTTGGAGTGGGTGGAC CTACCGGAATGTTCTTCGGCTCCGCCCCCAGCCCGATGGGAGGGATGTCACCCGCCATGACTCCGTGGAACCAGGGCGCAACCCCGGCCTACGGAGCCTGGTCGCCCAGTGTGG GCAGTGGAATGACACCCGGAGCTGCTGGATTCTCACCGAGTGCTGCCTCAGATGCCAGTGGTTTCAGTCCCGGCTACTCTCCTGCCTGGTCTCCGACCCCTGGCTCTCCCGGATCTCCGGGCCCGTCCAGTCCCTACATTCCATCGCCAG GTGGGGTGATGTCTCCCAGTTattcaccaacctctccggcctatGAACCGAGGTCTCCTGGTGGCTATACACCCCAGAGCCCCAGCTACTCGCCAACATCCCCTAGCTACAGCCCCACCTCTCCGTCCTACTCTCCCACCAGCCCCAACTAtagccccacctcccccagctactcccccaccagccccagCTACAGCCCGACGTCCCCGAGTTacagccccacctccccctcctattcccccacctctccctcctaTTCCCCCACTAGTCCCAGCTACTCGCCAACTAGTCCCAGCTACTCTCCCACCAGCCCCAGCTACTCCCCCACCAGTCCCAGCTACTCCCCGACCTCTCCCTCCTACTCCCCAACCTCTCCCTCCTACTCCCCAACCTCTCCGTCCTACTCCCCAACCTCTCCCTCTTACTCGCCAACTAGTCCCAGctactcccccacctctcccaactacacccccacatccccaaaTTACAGCCCCACTTCCCCGAGTTACAGCCCCACCTCGCCCAGCTACACGCCCACCTCTCCAAATTACAGCCCCACTTCGCCCAGTTACAGCCCCACCTCGCCCAGTTacagccccacctcccccagctaCTCCCCTTCCAGCCCTCGCTACACCCCCCAGTCGCCGACCTACACGCCCAGCTCTCCCAGCTACAGCCCCAGCTCTCCCAGCTACTCTCCCACCAGTCCAAAATACTCCCCCACCAGCCCTTCCTACAGCCCCAGCTCTCCAGAATacacccccacctctcccaaaTACAGCCCCACCAGCCCCAAAtactcccccacctctcccaaaTACTCCCCGACCTCCCCAACTTACTCGCCCACCACACCCAAAtactcccccaccagccccacctactcccccacctccccggtcTACACCCCTACCTCTCCCAAATACTCCCCCACCTCGCCCACCTACTCTCCCACCTCCCCGAAATACtcgcccacctcccccacctacTCGCCCACCAGCCCCAAGGGCTCGACCTACTCCCCCACTTCCCCGGGCtactctcccacctcccccacctacaGCCTCACCAGTCCGGCCATCAGTCCCGAGGACAGCGACGAGGAGAACTGA